In Eurosta solidaginis isolate ZX-2024a unplaced genomic scaffold, ASM4086904v1 ctg00001308.1, whole genome shotgun sequence, the following are encoded in one genomic region:
- the LOC137236069 gene encoding LOW QUALITY PROTEIN: uncharacterized protein (The sequence of the model RefSeq protein was modified relative to this genomic sequence to represent the inferred CDS: substituted 3 bases at 3 genomic stop codons), with product MTIDRLFTSLPKYTQRLLVLLFGTFRVIASNATQASTGMTSEALGVSVAPSFFQSCVSDGKTARMEDVLKFKVATKIMKQLIDKFATHDLFGRENYEYYARVTGRILKVQDEWICSFQYPPPPRGKLAQQKFAVQHSLEAEKTWLQCQCERXGLLAQEESRSTPALLTSSSSALDNSVLSLGVTPEHSFIESCARLSVSLEGPDLFAMTSSPIPKRNLQDLQXQHQRDTDNDADVDYEENFDYYDVANDDDDDNDALDFAAEFELSNDDEDFENNPKKISLPRTFVVPAAHHQRIARITKTAKSTATTVAASNQPTDRSAVLNTTYTIGVDNVDGSNCGVGVVAAVDSNDDDEVTVVRRRYRQNTKKKILTQTRMQQHQRRLRAGTKSLDGGAGAGGGCGDHEQRLTQQTTTMNEMKNNNRHKVIRYNKKQNSTTTQKEVQQMTTDGARAGGFIGSSKMTTRTCSRCNRGIRHSSSCSSASGGGAGAGGGGGLGSGSGMTMEELRAVNRYAESTKSLSYLPQVHERQTARMRTRSEWFLGPRDSELTLNLPNTCSNCCLAAVQQQQQQYDYQQQQQYLQFPXHSYLGGGSTRDMRTHRTADVDDDDENSLVIGGSGGGGGIGGAVYTYYKKRLQQQQRNGARQLLQAEQMMDTDDIGGDNTYCDYGATRKKQRQQQKFLQVETANLHLGRRMPALHAVTAAQNGSEGRRIYLDVNTAAAAAPTTTNIGSYVTCTSTTTCSTTNFSTTTTCKNNNDPKCLNYYNYKANDFKTSSTSTIITTTTFSTPFSTTIFSAFSPAIQKNSISIISKFSFDISSHKNSIADSSSSYPIQRSQPHQHHHPQRRCTANQTATQERSYSSVLLPNHYHSTDSVPYCDVDLNVDIVEDDVQTPSSLPSPSPARLYFSPRKKIVATTNKRRYKSTLDLYKSTFDHDDDDFDAEYKGHQDANDKHQAHNSDFEHNYFTCCTPLPRSEYLNFSDFDATSPPPHTSSMLCEAFNDDSVSFLKSSTLIDSSAASSSAAPTASIKTAAPLSMPLAAAEEVDFIQTSRYRQSTPRIHRRQHQLVRRRQRLTSSSSNSTQYQSLNSTSVSNVGGTAAAGGGGGSGGNGVGNTLRTESGGNNFVTIIFNVLDFLF from the exons atgaccattgatag aTTATTTACATCACTGCCGAAATACACTCAACGTTTATTAGTTTTACTCTTTGGTACATTCCGTGTTATTGCCAGCAATGCAACACAAGCCAGTACGGGCATGACCAGCGAGGCGCTGGGCGTTTCGGTTGCGCCGAGTTTCTTTCAGTCATGCGTTAGTGATGGCAAAACGGCGCGTATGGAGGATGTGCTTAAATTTAAG gtGGCCACAAAAATTATGAAGCAGTTAATCGATAAATTTGCTACACATGATTTATTTGGACGCGAAAATTATGAATACTATGCAAGAGTTACTGGACGTATACTCAAAGTACAAGACGAATGGATATGCAGTTTTCAATATCCACCCCCACCACGTGGCAAACTAGCGCAACAAAAAT TTGCAGTTCAACACTCTCTGGAGGCTGAGAAGACATGGCTGCAGTGTCAGTGTGAGCGATGAGGTTTGC TTGCCCAGGAAGAATCCCGCTCCACTCCTGCCTTGCTAACCAGCTCTAGCTCAGCTTTAGACAACAGTGTGCTTTCATTGGGCGTAACACCAGAACATTCATTTATTGAATCATGTGCACGACTATCTGTTTCCCTAGAAGGACCAGATCTATTTGCGATGACATCATCACCGATACCGAAACGTAATTTACAGGATTTACAATAACAACACCAACGTGACACCGACAATGATGCTGATGTAGATT aTGAGGAAAATTTCGATTATTATGATGTTGCTAACGATGACGACGATGATAACGATGCATTAGATTTTGCCGCTGAATTCGAATTAAGTAACGATGACGAAGATTTTGAAAATAATCCGAAAAAAATTAGCTTGCCACGCACATTTGTTGTACCTGCTGCACACCACCAACGAATAGCAAGAATTACAAAAACAGCAAAGTCTACAGCTACAACTGTTGCTGCAAGCAATCAACCAACTGATAGAAGTGCAGTTTtaaataccacttacacaattggtGTAGATAATGTTGATGGAAGCAACTGCGGTGTTGGTGTGGTGGCAGCGGTCGACTCGAACGATGATGATGAAGTGACCGTTGTTAGACGTCGCTATCGTCAAAATACGAAAAAGAAAATACTTACACAAACACGCATGCAACAACATCAACGACGTTTGCGTGCAGGGACCAAAAGCCTTGATGGTGGCGCTGGTGCCGGTGGTGGTTGTGGTGATCACGAACAACGCCTAACCCAGCAGACGACGActatgaatgaaatgaaaaataacaa cagacataaagtaataagg tataataaaaaacaaaatagcaCCACCACACAAAAAGAAGTACAACAAATGACTACAGATGGCGCACGTGCTGGTGGCTTTATTGGCTCTAGTAAAATGACAACGCGCACTTGTAGTCGCTGCAATCGTGGTATACGCCATTCATCATCATGTTCCTCAGCTTCGGGTGGTGGTGCTGGTGCTGGCGGCGGCGGCGGCTTGGGAAGTGGTAGTGGCATGACTATGGAAGAGTTGCGCGCCGTCAATCGTTATGCTGAGAGTACAAAGAGTCTTTCCTATTTGCCACAG GTCCATGAACGTCAAACTGCACGCATGCGCACACGTTCCGAATGGTTTTTGGGTCCTAGGGATAGTGAATTGACACTAAATTTGCCCAACACATGCAGTAATTGTTGTTTGGCTGCtgtacaacaacagcagcaacaatacgattaccaacagcaacaacaatatttGCAATTTCCATAGCACAGTTATCTGGGCGGTGGCAGTACGCGCGATATGCGCACACATCGTACGGCTGACGTCGATGATGATGATGagaacagtttagtgattggTGGCAGTGGTGGAGGAGGCGGTATTGGTGGTGCAGTTTATACGTATTATAAAAAacggctgcaacaacaacaaagaaatggTGCACGTCAGCTTTTGCAGGCTGAGCAAATGATGGATACAGATGATATAGGCGGCGATAATACGTATTGCGATTATGGTGCAACAAGGAAAaagcaacgacaacaacaaaaatttctaCAAGTTGAGACAGCCAATTTGCATTTAGGTCGAAGAATGCCAGCGTTGCATGCTGTGACGGCTGCTCAAAATGGCAGTGAGGGTCGGCGCATCTATTTGGATGTGaatacagcagcagcagcagcaccaacaacaacaaatatcggTAGCTATGTTACCTGTACTTCTACTACTACTTGTTCTACTACtaatttttctactactactacttGTAAAAATAATAATGACCCAAAATGTTTAAACTATTATAATTATAAAGCGAATGATTTTAAAACAAGTAGTACTAGTACGATTATCACTACTACTACCTTTTCTACACCTTTTTCTACTACTATTTTTTCTGCTTTTTCACCtgctatacaaaaaaattcaatttcaattattagtaaattttcttttgatattAGTAGTCACAA AAACAGTATTGCTGATTCCTCTTCTTCATATCCAATACAACGGTCACAGCCACATCAACATCATCATCCGCAACGCCGTTGCACAGCAAATCAGACAGCAACTCAAGAACGTAGCTATTCCTCTGTGCTGCTACCCAATCATTACCATTCAACCGATTCTGTGCCTTATTGTGATGTCGATTTGAATGTGGATATTGTTGAGGATGACGTGCAGACACCATCATCCCTGCCATCGCCATCTCCAGCACGCTTATACTTCAGTCCACGTAAGAAAATTGTCGCAACCACCAACAAAAGGCGTTATAAGTCCACGCTCGATCTTTATAAATCGACGTTTGATCATGATGATGATGACTTTGATGCTGAGTACAAAGGGCATCAAGATGCCAATGATAAGCATCAAGCTCACAATAGTGATTTCGAGCATAATTATTTTACATGCTGTACGCCATTACCTCGCAGCGAGTACTTGAATTTCAGCGACTTTGATGCCACTTCTCCACCACCGCATACCTCATCTATGCTTTGTGAAGCCTTCAATGATGATTCAGTAAGTTTTTTGAAATCAAGCACACTAATTGATAGTTCGGCAGCATCTTCTTCCGCAGCTCCTACTGCCAGCATTAAAACAGCTGCACCACTTAGCATGCCATTGGCTGCTGCCGAAGAAGTTGATTTCATACAAACATCACGTTATAGGCAAAGTACGCCACGCATTCATCGTCGTCAACATCAATTGGTACGTCGGCGTCAACGTTTAACTTCATCATCTTCCAATTCGACACAGTATCAGTCACTCAATTCGACGTCAGTTAGTAATGTTGGTGGTACGGCAGCGGCGGGCGGTGGTGGTGGTAGTGGTGGCAATGGCGTGGGGAACACCTTGCGTACTGAAAGTGGCGGCAATAATTTTGTTACAATCATTTTTAATGTTttagattttttattttaa